The Montipora foliosa isolate CH-2021 chromosome 1, ASM3666993v2, whole genome shotgun sequence genome has a window encoding:
- the LOC137993990 gene encoding uncharacterized protein yields the protein MNFVLVDLLLATMLPQFLFGRKRPCFFDSSIFANMRGKNLTQRAETPRHLLTGNHLRFITLLMICCCTLANAMVSNESPERPQPREDIGNTESYDDVGEASENLMPSEQRERRSASNYRVLQERLRALEERHNKSKTLMEKKFQEMETRFIKRLDALLNAPRSSDSSLLSYLLVRDGRYNGVGRIGPPGPPGKAGPQGLKGDNGSTGPPGKSGVTYVRWGRTTCPSGADFVYKGIIGGEYFSHSGGGGNYLCLPNNPKYDKYKDGTQNSGYVYGTEYEVNQYNGDPFKKSLHNNDAVCAVCFGKSRSSKLMIPARNVCPSGWTEEYHGYLMTEYYNHKGPKDFICVDGDPESVVGSSANKDGALLYPVQGQCGSLPCSPYVAGRELTCAVCTK from the exons ATGAACTTCGTGCTTGTCGACTTACTGTTGGCCACG ATGTTGccacaatttctttttggaaggaaaaggCCTTGTTTCTTTGATTCTTCGATTTTCGCTAACATGCGTGGGAAAAATTTGACCCAGCGAGCAGAAACTCCTAGACACCTCCTTACAGGCAATCATCTTCGTTTTATTACACTACTGATGATATGTTGCTGTACGTTGGCAAACGCTATGGTGAGTAATGAAAGTCCAGAAAGACCACAGCCTCGAGAGGATATTGGCAACACCGAATCCTACGATGATGTTGGCGAAGCTAGTGAAAACCTCATGCCCTCAGAGCAAAGAGAACGAAGATCAGCCAGCAATTATCGAGTTCTTCAGGAGCGTCTTCGAGCATTGGAGGAAAG GCACAACAAAAGCAAGACACTGATGGAGAAGAAATTTCAAGAAATGGAAACCAGATTTATTAAACG ACTGGACGCCCTATTGAATGCACCACGATCAAGTGACTCCTCTCTACTGTCCTACCTGCTTG TGCGGGATGGTCGATACAACGGTGTGGGACGAATAGGCCCCCCTGGACCACCAGGAAAAGCAGGACCACAAG GTTTGAAAGGAGATAACGGATCAACAGGGCCACCAGGAAAATCTGGGGTGACATACGTGCGCTGGGGAAGAACCACATGTCCAAGCGGCGCTgattttgtttacaaag GAATAATTGGAGGTGAATACTTCTCCCATTCTGGTGGAGGAGGAAACTACCTTTGTCTTCCAAACAATCCAAAGTATGACAAATACAAAGATGGGACGCAGAACTCTGGATATGTTTATGGCACAGAGTATGAAGTTAACCAGTACAATGGTGATCCCTTTAAGAAAAGCCTTCACAACAATGATGCAGTCTGCGCTGTGTGCTTCGGAAAGTCGCGCTCCTCAAAGCTGATGATCCCTGCAAGGAATGTCTGCCCATCTGGCTGGACTGAAGAATATCATGGGTACCTGATGACAGAATACTACAACCACAAAGGCCCCAAGGACTTCATCTGTGTTGATGGGGACCCAGAGTCCGTTGTTGGAAGCAGTGCAAACAAAGATGGTGCTTTGTTGTATCCTGTGCAAGGACAATGTGGTTCTTTACCCTGCAGTCCTTACGTTGCTGGTCGAGAGCTGACATGTGCTGTATGCACCAAGTGA